One Betaproteobacteria bacterium genomic window carries:
- the glgB gene encoding 1,4-alpha-glucan branching protein GlgB, which produces MIHTFQLPAADDLEALVGARHHDPFSLLGLHRAGRDWSLRVFRPYATSVSVRTAAGFAPMKRVHAQGVFAWQGADPPAHPVVLRISESGREFETCDPYTFVPAIGANDLYLFNEGRLEQAYRVLGSRLEQREGVSGARFACWAPNAARVSVVGEFNRWDGRAHPMSAHGLSGVWELFIPGIDAGTLYKYEIRNRATGEVLVKTDPYARFHELRPGTAAQVVADEYAWRDQEWMSARSRWDWLHAPVNIYEVHAGSWRRHPDGRFYTYAELAQSLIPYVVELGYTHIELLPVSEHPLDESWGYQTTGYFAVTSRFGTADAFKAFVDACHQASIGVILDWVPAHFPTDAFSLARFDGTALYEHEDPRLGFHQDWGTHIFNYGRKEVKSFLLSSAHYWLAECHIDGLRVDAVASMLYLDYSRKAGEWIPNKYGGRENLEAIEFLRELNVMVHRDFPGALTCAEESTAWPMVSRPVYLGGLGFSMKWNMGWMNDTLSYMQNDPVHRRFHHNQLTFGQVYAYSENFLLPLSHDEVVHGKGSLLGKMPGDAWQKFANVRLLIAYQFVASGKKLTFMGNEIAQGREWRAGGELDWGLLGIDWHRGVQTMMRDLSRLYRDEPALHELDFELDGFRWIDCNDADQSILCFERRARDGSSIVVALNFTPVPRHGYRVGLPKSGNWREAFNSDSVFYAGSNAGNAGIIPSQPFPWMGHDQSAAVTLPPLGALILRHERP; this is translated from the coding sequence ATGATCCACACTTTCCAATTGCCCGCAGCCGATGATCTAGAGGCCCTGGTTGGCGCCCGCCACCACGATCCGTTCAGCCTGCTTGGGTTGCACCGCGCCGGCCGGGACTGGTCCTTGCGCGTGTTCCGGCCTTACGCCACGAGCGTTTCGGTGCGCACGGCGGCAGGATTCGCGCCCATGAAACGCGTCCATGCGCAGGGGGTATTCGCCTGGCAGGGTGCCGATCCGCCGGCGCACCCGGTCGTGTTGCGGATCAGCGAATCGGGACGGGAGTTCGAAACCTGCGATCCCTACACATTTGTACCGGCCATCGGCGCGAACGATTTGTACCTGTTCAACGAAGGCCGCCTGGAACAAGCCTATCGCGTACTCGGCAGCCGTCTCGAGCAGCGCGAAGGCGTCAGTGGCGCGCGCTTCGCCTGCTGGGCGCCGAATGCCGCGAGGGTCAGCGTAGTCGGTGAATTCAATCGTTGGGACGGGCGCGCGCACCCGATGTCCGCGCACGGGTTGAGCGGGGTATGGGAGTTGTTCATTCCCGGCATCGATGCCGGTACGCTCTACAAGTACGAGATCCGCAACCGCGCCACCGGCGAAGTCTTGGTCAAGACCGATCCCTATGCCCGTTTTCACGAATTGCGTCCCGGCACGGCCGCGCAAGTCGTCGCCGATGAGTATGCCTGGCGCGACCAGGAGTGGATGAGCGCCCGCTCCCGCTGGGACTGGCTGCATGCCCCGGTCAATATCTACGAAGTGCACGCGGGCTCGTGGCGGCGGCACCCCGACGGCCGTTTTTACACCTACGCGGAACTGGCACAAAGCCTGATCCCGTACGTCGTCGAGCTGGGTTACACGCATATCGAACTGTTACCGGTATCCGAACACCCCCTGGACGAATCCTGGGGCTACCAGACCACGGGCTACTTCGCGGTGACCAGCCGGTTCGGCACGGCCGACGCATTCAAAGCCTTCGTCGATGCCTGCCACCAGGCCTCCATAGGCGTCATCCTCGACTGGGTACCCGCGCATTTCCCGACCGATGCGTTTTCACTGGCGCGCTTCGACGGCACCGCGCTTTACGAACACGAAGATCCCCGCCTGGGTTTCCACCAGGATTGGGGCACGCATATTTTCAACTATGGGCGCAAGGAGGTAAAAAGCTTCCTGCTGTCCAGCGCGCACTACTGGCTGGCGGAGTGCCACATCGACGGATTGCGGGTCGATGCGGTCGCCTCGATGCTCTATCTCGATTACTCGCGCAAGGCCGGCGAGTGGATTCCGAACAAGTACGGCGGGCGCGAAAATCTGGAAGCCATCGAGTTCCTGCGCGAACTGAATGTGATGGTGCATCGCGATTTTCCCGGCGCGCTGACCTGCGCCGAAGAATCCACCGCCTGGCCGATGGTTTCGCGGCCGGTGTATCTCGGCGGGCTCGGATTCTCGATGAAGTGGAACATGGGCTGGATGAACGACACGCTGTCGTACATGCAGAACGATCCGGTGCACCGCCGCTTCCACCACAACCAGCTCACCTTTGGCCAGGTTTACGCTTACAGCGAGAATTTCCTGCTGCCGCTGTCGCATGACGAAGTGGTGCACGGCAAGGGATCGCTGCTCGGCAAGATGCCTGGGGACGCCTGGCAGAAATTCGCCAATGTGAGATTGCTGATCGCCTACCAGTTCGTCGCGTCCGGCAAGAAACTCACCTTCATGGGCAACGAAATTGCGCAGGGACGCGAGTGGCGCGCGGGCGGGGAACTCGACTGGGGGCTGCTCGGCATCGACTGGCACCGTGGGGTGCAGACCATGATGCGCGATCTTTCGCGCCTTTACCGCGACGAACCGGCCTTGCACGAACTCGACTTCGAACTGGACGGTTTCCGCTGGATCGACTGCAACGACGCGGACCAGTCGATTCTGTGCTTCGAGCGCCGCGCCCGCGACGGATCATCCATTGTGGTGGCGCTCAATTTCACGCCGGTACCGAGGCACGGCTATCGCGTCGGTTTGCCGAAATCCGGTAACTGGCGGGAAGCGTTCAACAGCGATTCGGTGTTCTACGCCGGCTCCAATGCCGGCAACGCCGGCATCATTCCTTCGCAGCCTTTTCCCTGGATGGGCCACGATCAATCGGCCGCCGTCACATTGCCGCCCCTGGGAGCGCTCATCCTGCGGCATGAAAGGCCGTGA